Proteins found in one Mustela lutreola isolate mMusLut2 chromosome 10, mMusLut2.pri, whole genome shotgun sequence genomic segment:
- the LOC131810085 gene encoding aflatoxin B1 aldehyde reductase member 2 produces MLSALSRAVAGAAVRCTRGSPAPELRAAAATMSRPLSPPRAASGAPVRPATVLGTMEMGRRMDVPASAAAVRAFLERGHTELDTAFMYCDGQSESILGGLGLGLGGGDCRVKIATKANPWEGKSLKPDSVRAQLETSLKRLQCPRVDLFYLHAPDHDTPVEETLRACHQLHQEGKFVELGLSNYASWEVAEICTLCRNNGWILPTVYQGMYNATTRQVETELFPCLRHFGLRFYAYNPLAGGLLTGKYKYEDKDGKQPVGRFFGNNWAETYRNRFWKEHHFEAIALVEKALQATYGSSAPSMTSAALRWLYHHSLLQGAHGDAVILGMSSVEQLAQNLAATEEGPLEPAVVQAFNRAWHLVAHECPNYFR; encoded by the exons ATGCTAAGCGCCTTGTCTCGAGCAGTGGCCGGGGCAGCGGTGCGCTGCACCCGCGGTTCCCCGGCGCCCGAGCTTCGCGCCGCTGCCGCTACCATGTCCCGGCCGCTGTCGCCGCCGCGAGCCGCTTCCGGGGCCCCGGTCCGGCCCGCCACCGTGCTGGGCACCATGGAGATGGGGCGCCGCATGGACGTGCCCGCCAGCGCCGCGGCCGTGCGCGCCTTCCTGGAGCGCGGCCACACAGAGCTGGACACGGCCTTCATGTACTGCGACGGCCAGTCCGAGAGCATTCTGGGCGGCCTGGGCCTCGGGCTGGGCGGCGGCGACTGCAGAG TGAAAATCGCTACCAAGGCCAATCCCTGGGAAGGGAAGTCGCTGAAGCCTGACAGTGTCCGGGCCCAGCTGGAGACGTCCCTGAAACGGCTGCAGTGCCCCCGGGTAGACCTCTTCTACCTACACGCCCCAGACCATGACACCCCCGTGGAGGAGACGCTGCGTGCCTGCCACCAGCTGCACCAGGAG GGCAAGTTCGTGGAGCTTGGCCTCTCCAACTATGCCTCCTGGGAGGTGGCCGAGATCTGCACCCTCTGCAGGAACAACGGCTGGATCCTGCCCACTGTGTACCAG GGAATGTACAACGCTACCACCCGGCAGGTGGAAACGGAGCTCTTCCCCTGCCTCAGGCACTTTGGACTGAGGTTCTACGCCTACAACCCTTTGGCTG ggggcctgctgaCCGGCAAGTACAAGTATGAGGACAAGGACGGGAAACAGCCCGTGGGCCGCTTCTTCGGGAATAACTGGGCTGAGACCTACAGGAATCG CTTCTGGAAGGAGCATCATTTTGAGGCCATCGCCTTGGTGGAGAAGGCCCTACAGGCCACATATGGCAGCAGCGCCCCCAGCATGACCTCGGCCGCCCTCCGGTGGCTGTACCACCACTCCCTGCTGCAG GGCGCCCACGGGGATGCGGTCATCCTGGGCATGTCCAGCGTGGAGCAGCTGGCACAGAACTTGGCTGCGACCGAGGAAGGGCCCCTGGAGCCGGCCGTGGTGCAGGCCTTCAACCGAGCCTGGCACCTGGTCGCCCACGAATGTCCCAACTACTTCCGCTAG